In Anthocerotibacter panamensis C109, the sequence CCTGGTAACAGACTGGTCAACAGCATGAGGAGGGGGCAAAAGCTCCCTCCTTTACCGTATTTTTCTTACAATCGAAGTAGTCCGTGCCTGTAAGGATGACCCAAGCCCCACACGTTGCTGAAAACCTGCGCATCTGCCTCGCCTGCCGCCGCAAAAGTGGGCGAGACGAATTCTGGCGTGTTGTCCGGGTCTGGCCTTCCCACGAAGTACAATTGGATCAGGGCATGGGGCGTTCTGCCTACCTGTGTCCTAATGCCTCGTGTCTGAAGCAGGCCCAGCGCAAAGACCGTCTTGCCAAGGTGCTCAAGGCCAGGGTACCTCCTGAGGTATACGCTGCCCTATGGACGAGATTACAGGTAAAAGGCCAAGGCACATCAGCACAGGTGGATAGGAGGCGAACCGATGAGATCAGTACGAATTTATGACTTGGCGCGAGACCTGGACCGGGAAAACCGGGACATCCTCCAGATTTGCGACAAATTGGGAATCAGCTACAAGAGTCACAGCAGCACCATTACCGAAGAAGAGGCTCAAGCCATCCGCAAAGCTATTCGGGCTCGTGCTGGAGGACAACCCCGGCCCGGTCTCGCCAAGCCTGGGCTGGGCAAGCCCACGCCCAAGCCCTCAGAAGTTGTAGACACGCGGGCTAAACAGCAGATCTTGCAAGTTTACCGCCCGCCTACCCCGACGCTCAAACCTGCTGCGACCCCGGCTCCATCTGCTGCGGTCCCTCCAGTCGTAATAGCCCAACCCATTGTCCCGATGCCAGTGGCGGAAATAGAAGCGCCGCCCGCCCCGATCCCTGTACCGGAACCGGAAGTGGTGGTGCCTAAGGTTGTG encodes:
- a CDS encoding YlxR family protein, which codes for MTQAPHVAENLRICLACRRKSGRDEFWRVVRVWPSHEVQLDQGMGRSAYLCPNASCLKQAQRKDRLAKVLKARVPPEVYAALWTRLQVKGQGTSAQVDRRRTDEISTNL